In the genome of Gadus morhua chromosome 12, gadMor3.0, whole genome shotgun sequence, one region contains:
- the dcun1d4 gene encoding DCN1-like protein 4 isoform X1 yields the protein MHSDAANFQLNTHLSTLASIHKIYHTLHKLNLTEDIGQESHKSVCCHRAMPPRKKRRPSSGEDMSAKKSRQDSVFRKQESTQIREEELFSSKRCLEWFYEYAGCDDVVGPEGMEKFCEDIGVEPENVVMLVLAWRLDAQSMGYFTLQEWLKGMSSLQCDSTESLRNSLDHLRSVLNDTTSFKLIYRYAFDFAREKDQRSLDLNTAKCMLGLLLGKTWPLFPVFNQFLEQSKYKVINKDQWCNVLEFSRTINLDLSNYDEDGAWPVMLDEFVEWYKERQIS from the exons ATGCACTCTGATGCGGCAA ATTTTCAGCTGAACACCCATTTGTCTACACTGGCCAGCATCCATAAGATCTACCACACCCTACACAAGCTG AACCTGACTGAGGACATTGGACAGGAAAGCCACAAATCAG TGTGTTGTCACCGCGCCATGCCTCCCAGGAAGAAAAGAAGACCATCTTCTGGTGAGGACATGTCTGCTAAGAAGAGTCGACAGGACAG TGTTTTCAGGAAACAGGAGTCCACCCAGATCCGTGAGGAGGAGCTGTTCTCCAGCAAGAGGTGTCTAGAATGGTTCTATGAATACGCAG GCTGTGATGACGTTGTGGGCCCAGAGGGTATGGAGAAGTTCTGCGAGGACATCGGAGTGGAACCAGAGAAT gtggtgatgttggttttGGCATGGAGGCTGGATGCTCAGAGCATGGGGTACTTCACCCTCCAGGAGTGGCTGAAAGGAATGAGCTCACTGCA GTGTGACTCCACAGAGAGCCTAAGGAACTCTCTAGACCACCTGAGGTCTGTGTTGAACGACACCACCAGCTTTAAGCTCATCTACAGATACGCCTTCGACTTTGCACGG GAAAAAGATCAGAGAAGTTTGGACTTGAACACAGCCAAGTGCATGCTGGGACTTCTCCTGGGGAAGACGTGGCCCCTGTTCCCTGTGTTTAATCAGTTTCTAGAG CAATCAAAGTACAAAGTCATCAACAAAGACCAATGGTGCAATGTGCTGGAGTTTAGCAGAACAATCAACTTGGACCTCAGTAACTATGACGAAGACGGTGCCT GGCCTGTGATGCTGGATGAGTTTGTGGAGTGGTACAAGGAGCGACAGATCTCATAG
- the dcun1d4 gene encoding DCN1-like protein 4 isoform X2, which produces MPPRKKRRPSSGEDMSAKKSRQDSVFRKQESTQIREEELFSSKRCLEWFYEYAGCDDVVGPEGMEKFCEDIGVEPENVVMLVLAWRLDAQSMGYFTLQEWLKGMSSLQCDSTESLRNSLDHLRSVLNDTTSFKLIYRYAFDFAREKDQRSLDLNTAKCMLGLLLGKTWPLFPVFNQFLEQSKYKVINKDQWCNVLEFSRTINLDLSNYDEDGAWPVMLDEFVEWYKERQIS; this is translated from the exons ATGCCTCCCAGGAAGAAAAGAAGACCATCTTCTGGTGAGGACATGTCTGCTAAGAAGAGTCGACAGGACAG TGTTTTCAGGAAACAGGAGTCCACCCAGATCCGTGAGGAGGAGCTGTTCTCCAGCAAGAGGTGTCTAGAATGGTTCTATGAATACGCAG GCTGTGATGACGTTGTGGGCCCAGAGGGTATGGAGAAGTTCTGCGAGGACATCGGAGTGGAACCAGAGAAT gtggtgatgttggttttGGCATGGAGGCTGGATGCTCAGAGCATGGGGTACTTCACCCTCCAGGAGTGGCTGAAAGGAATGAGCTCACTGCA GTGTGACTCCACAGAGAGCCTAAGGAACTCTCTAGACCACCTGAGGTCTGTGTTGAACGACACCACCAGCTTTAAGCTCATCTACAGATACGCCTTCGACTTTGCACGG GAAAAAGATCAGAGAAGTTTGGACTTGAACACAGCCAAGTGCATGCTGGGACTTCTCCTGGGGAAGACGTGGCCCCTGTTCCCTGTGTTTAATCAGTTTCTAGAG CAATCAAAGTACAAAGTCATCAACAAAGACCAATGGTGCAATGTGCTGGAGTTTAGCAGAACAATCAACTTGGACCTCAGTAACTATGACGAAGACGGTGCCT GGCCTGTGATGCTGGATGAGTTTGTGGAGTGGTACAAGGAGCGACAGATCTCATAG